The Argiope bruennichi chromosome 9, qqArgBrue1.1, whole genome shotgun sequence nucleotide sequence aaaaaaaaaaaaatcagataagtTGGGGTTCGATAGGTTTTTTACATCTAcacatattttacaattaattctgcaaatatttcaccaattttttttaataactgagcCGAATAATTGCGTATAGGTTAGCTAGGAGTCTTttgtagttgattttttttcttcttctttttaccagaagaaatgaaataaaaacgcaGCGTATTGCTATACATTTCTTCCATAATATACTTATTGAAagctattaattcatttttacagcTTTAGCACTTTTTTAATCTGGCATATTTTGGGCATATTTTCTattccttataaataaaatataacgttCAGTATTAAACAAGAAATGCTTAATAAACTATCcaattatgtaatataatatgtatgctaattctgaaaaaaaaatattttttactaaaataaaaaaaaaattactattgaggtttatttaaaatgattgtaCCTATTAAGATACatacgaaaatatatatttaataagctcttaaaatttatatttgaagcataagaatagtttttatgcatattattattttgtgttttattgtaGAAAGGAAACTCCAGCGCCAAATATACAATTGGAGgaataagcagaaaataaaattctaaatatttttttaatattttttttttattttttttttacaaaagcgACCACAATTCTGTTTCTTATGAACAAAATTTATGTGAAATTGCGTCAGTTCATTCAAATTAAACGAAAAGTTAATTCAtctctgaaaaattatattgattattttatagtttaaaaacaaCAGCTCTAATccttaaatttgatgtttttatttttttttaatgtcataatcttttaataaataggtTCCTTTTCTTAACACATTAATTACCATAAGACATACCCCTGGAACCGAAAGCTTTTGGGCAAACATGTACgttctaaaatcatcataactttgttattAATGAAGTAATAACAAACGGGACGCGCAACACGAGAAAAATCGTGAACGGTCCTTAATGTGTTGAAAGGAATAGTTGATTTTGCTATCCAATAAATACATCTCTTTGTATCTTTCGAAATTGGTCTTTTTTTGGCATAATGtaatatcaaaatacataatatgactgaaaaacacatttttaagtgtatattttttagtattacaCGAATGGAAGGagacatttctaaaataatcttgGATTTGGCAAATTAAAAATCcaccgtatttaaaattcaaGTGTTTAGAAGAagtttttgttttctaatatcaaaaatttttattgtacgaGTACAAAGACAATCATAATAAGTATACAactgagaattaattaaatatttggaaaaaaaaaggaaagaaacacTAAGGAAGAATTAGAAGcgattcgaatatatatatacataaacataCTTCAATGTGTTTTAATCAGTACCTGAAATATTCGGGTTTGCTAAGAATAGTTAACATAAAAATCTATGTAATCCTGATTAATTtgaaagctaattaaaaaaattaaaacatcgtTTTCATTCACCAAATCGAAGTTATTCTATCCTCTATCCAATTCTTTAGCCAAATGATGGACGATGTCTTTAAAATGTTGAGGATCTACATTTTTAGCCAGCATGTCCAGCACAAACCAGTCTCCCAAACCGAGCTTGATTATGACGGTTTTAAGTAAATCTGGGTCACAAGCTGTATCCCGAGATCTCGTGACCAGGAACCGGACCTTAGGACTCGTGGTAGCAACAAGCCGGAAACTCAGAGCCAACCCAGATAAGATGGCAAGAATGCAAAACCAGAACCACAGGAGGATGTAAATTTTCTCGCTTACTTCATTAATTGGAAGAGCGCATCTTGTTTTAGTTTTCATAACATCAGTTAACGGTCCGATACTATAGAGGGTGCATTCGATCATCTTCGGAAAAATATTTGCCATTGGATCATGTCGTTCATAAAACTCCCATTCTGTGAATGCGATCACTTTCAATCCGTAAGTTGTAAATACTTTACCAAATGCGTAATCTATGAAGTAGACTTGCCCAACAACGTTGATGAAATTCCAGACCTCGGCTACgacgaaatgaataaaatatctgcGATTATAACGCATGCTGGCCAAAAGATACCGCACAATAAGTGCTGTGTTCATACTTTTAGCTTCTGCAGGTATTATGGGAGAATCGAGTCCCAGGACAAGTTTCTTCATGCGACCTTTTTCCTTTGCCTGCCAGAAGTGTCCAGGAAGATAAAACATGATAGCTTGAACGAGTAGTACGAAGCAGAACCATTGATAATACGAATGGTATTGTTCTGAACCATAATTAACTTGAACAccatatttttcactaaaaataaaaggTATATGGAAAGATTTGCGCATCCAACATAATGTGTCCAATCCACGGTTTTCATTGCAATTTATGGGGTGGAATAAAAACTGATTGATGGCCACAGAAGTGCTGCAGATAATCAGTACGATGCTGGTGTACTTGTATTGAAGGGCGAATACCCAATTGCTCGTGGACACGGAGGAGCTGGTGGCTTGCAGAGCCCAGAAACCCAAGAAATCCTTCAATATGGAAACGAAGTCTATTTTCCAAATCCTGTAAGAACAAGATTAAACCACTTTAAAGTAGTCTGACTTTTTTTTCCACATACAATCTAAGAACagtaagcaaaaatttaaaatagtattagggtgtcccaaaagtttctttctcatcacgttatgaatggccttatctggtTGTGCTTGTGCAAACAtacaggcttatctattagccgtctatatCATTggtttcagtcgtaccagagCTGTTTTATAGTACGTTTCATTTGTACACTTCCAAAAATGTTGTTTTGTCCATTTGGTTGGATTGGAAAGgtgtaattttctacgagctccttccttAAAGTGAagcaataaattctacgaaatattgTCGTCAGCTGGATCAATTAAAAGCTGccataaccaaaaaaaaaaaaaccagctaGAAAtaatgaaccgacgaggcgttgtttttcatcatgacaacgcgagacgaCCACATTaatgcattagtcgtaagagtgAAGCTCTTaaagtttgattgggatgttttaccgcatcctgcatattCTCCAGATCTCGATCCGTCTGATTATtgcttctttctgtccttaaaaaattctcttcgggGTAAGCGCTTTAAATCCTTCAGCGAAATAAAtgcgcacctcgaggattatttcttgtccaaaacagaactattttggaaaaaattcaaaatgaggcttcctgagagatggaataaggtaatagagcaaaagggttctgatataacaaaataaataatatcttaaacagtatatattgtgcattcatttcatattagaaataagaaacttatgggacaccctaatatttttacttcatgaTTTGGAActgaatgtaaattttattaattgcatgacGCTTGAATTACGgaaaatgttttcgaaattatGAGATAAATTTCAGGTCAAATCaggcttacaaaaaaaaaaaaagaagaagaagaaaaaaataaaaagttttttttgaaattcaacagTTTCGGAAACACTGAAAGAGCGAACAGACAGGATTTATATACCTCCTGCATTAACGTACCAGTCAAAACGGCACCTGGTACACAGGTGATTTAGAAAagcattttgtataattaaatctctctctctctctcgctctctctctatatatatatagagagagagaatgtagataaacatatatatagtgagagagaaagagagagtgccgaagagagagacagagaggtacttttgtaattttcataatatttttttattcaatttgtttctCAGTCTaaagaattcttcaaatattatgaTGGTAACGAAATGGTTATGATGATATAGTATTATAGAATATGATGATATTCGTaatatatgcactttttaattttcagtaaactgatttaattaaattgtttttcagcTGCATTAtataataagatgaaattttaaaaaacacacgcacacacatttcGCATTAATCGTTTAACAACCTAAGTagtcaataattaaaatgaaagagcCAAAGGTAGCTAATATAAATTTATGGCAGTgtgatttttattacattgaataaattggcctagtaaaaaaattataataaatgcataaaaagaattatttaacattttaactgtACACAAAGTTATTGTCCGTTCAATAAATgaagactaaaataaataaataataggaatgagataataaaaacaaaattattaaataactaagaaaaatataaaataagaataagaataaaaatgtcttCATAAACTTTAAGAAATCTCAATTTGTTATGCGATTACTAGAATAAGTTTAACATGCGTTTCCtttcttcgttttcttttttttttcccttcgatTTTCTTACAAGTTTTAGAGCAAATTCGTTGTAAGTTAATAcagattctttaaataaaaaggcTAAGTAGGTCCAACATTCTtgttagattttagatttttaattttttctttcttttcgaaCTTCAGACAGATTCTTCTGCAGATTCGgcggtgatttttttttagttcaatataatctttaaaaaatgataaaaaaatttcgataaattcggataaattaaaaaaaaatatatcataatatctGTAATATTGAGATCCTGGAAGCCAAAACTCGGTGACAAATTTTGACTCGATCGATCGCAACTTCAAAAGCGATCATTCGCAACTTGAAAAGTGGCGTTTAcatctttgatatatttaaaatatcgtcTTTAGTTCTGGGAATGAATATTATTCGAATTCTATAAAAGGATTTACGAAAGTTCATCTTCGTAATACATTTCgaatcttttcttaaaagaaataatggcaCTTTTGATTATGGTTAGAAAGTATAGAATTCAGAAATATTCTTCGCTTGATAATCATAGAATGACTACTCAGACCGGCCCGAAGGCACACGAAAAatcttgaatgaccggaccgccgcggcagcaacactggcaggaattGTGATTGAATCCTAAGAACCATCActggccatggtacaaccctttcctaaggaagtacgtcccgtcatcgatgggagataGCACCACCCTTTCGTATACCCACAAGGGTGGTGAGAATCAACTACCATACCGAAAGTTTCTCATGCTCAATTACGAgatgctccccccccccctctgagAGAAATCTTCGTTTGATAAAACAGCTAATtccttataataaaattgttttcccccaaaaaaataattaaagatgcaacatttcttctttcctttttctttcagtttattaGAGTCACACATGTATTGTTCTCCTGGAATTCTATTTCTGCTATGTTGTCATAAGTTTGCAATATTGTcttgaaataatattacaaacacgctatattcatttctttaatggcAACGGCAACGTCGAAATTTCGGAGTTCCGCGGTGTGGCAAaatggtcacgagcacctccacatcataatttggaatagttattataatttgtaagtttggGTAAAGATTAAAACTAGTTTGAAACTAGTTAAGACGAGgtctctaacgtcatgaaatttggcaaGATTGTTCGATTAAAACtcttatgatataattattaatattaaataatattttgattatttatgggaGAAATAGACTTTAATGGGGACTTTACTTCGggaactaatttaattattttgattagttatttttgtaaaaattccagaaatttcacGCGTGTAACTTATCGTAGCTATCTAAGACCGAAACAGGAACAATCACTTCTTTAAtaggataatcataatcagattGAAATGAGCTGCTCGGTGAGATcacatattacataaaattactttactttttaaatataaaaattttatttattttcacattttcctataaaaatatcCTATAAGCCATTAAGGCGTAAGCACAAAGAAAAACGTTGTTTTTACTTTTCTCATTAAGTAATCAGTGGCCACTGCTCGTTTCAGGAATTTAAGATTATCAGATTATAAGAAATCTTAAAAGATCGGATATCATTCAAGATTTGTAAAATTTACCCTGCAGAGGGGATATGGTTAGATGAAAGCATTTTGTTAGGCTGTGACACTCTTCCCGTGCATTGCGttctcttttgatttttttttttagcttgtaAGTTAGAATCGTACTACTTTACattaacttgaaatttctttatttagtgcTTATATGGCTAAATCAATTGTGCGCATTGTCTATTGCCATCTAATTCCGTTGATTATCTAAGTTTGCTATATTGCTATTAGGTGTACAACTTCCCTTTCGATGTTTTCCAATAAATTGTTGCAGTAGTAGGTGCTGGTCGATATGTGCAAGTCAAGAATGTCACACATTAAGCTTAGACATCGGCCAACATAACGACAGAACCACAACGGTGAATTTGTATATGCATCACACATTTATTCTGGATCGACGATGGCAGTTTTGATTTTTCTCTTGCATTTGGTGAAAAAAGgtgggggggggagaaagaaagaaaagttcgGATATAGCTCATTGAATGCTCTCAAGTATTTATGGAAAGTCTGCTCTGAACGCAAGAACATGCTGTGAGTGGTTTCGACACTTCAGACAGAATTATGCCTGCATTTGCAGAATCAACTAGGTATGATAAATTACGAATTGTTGAAGCTGAATGAAACTATCACAGGGAATCGGTATCGTACACAGCTGATAAGTTCGGGGAGGCACTGAAGTAGAAACGGCGGCAGTACCAAGAGAGACACGCCAAAGTTATCCGCCAGCATGAAAAAGTTCGGCAACGTCTCTTAAGGCATACATGGATGGGAGCTAAAATGGGAGGCCTTTCCACACCCATCGTACTTTCTGGACTCCGTACTTTATTCCTTTCGACCACCATTTGTTTCGATAGCAGATATGTGATCTAGCTGTTCAATCTTTCCACGCgtatagaataattcaaaaatggatcGATTCGTGGTTCGccttaaaagacttaacatatatACAGATTAAATACACACACAGATGCATAGATGAGCACATACAACATGCAATATAGTGCATATTGCGTTTGCATTCCATTAGGGCCGACCTTAGacgctaattaattaattaagtaaaagcCAATTGATTAAATAAGTGAAAGTAAAGGATTCAGTAGGTAGGTAGGTTAGGGGGATACCcatttataatcacaaaaaattcCAGTAGCATAAATATCAACGTTGAAGATCATAAACAACATGACGCATGCAACGAATTGACACGGTATCAACAACAAATTTTcggattaataattttttttcaaatgacttCATTCAAACCTCCACAGACATACACCCAAATGTGTATTTggctattataaatttttattccgttAAATATGTGATGTGTATTTTATATGACAAATCCTTCTCTTTTACTCATGTTGGATTATTAACAGAGAGCCT carries:
- the LOC129984507 gene encoding innexin inx2-like, producing MRKSFHIPFIFSEKYGVQVNYGSEQYHSYYQWFCFVLLVQAIMFYLPGHFWQAKEKGRMKKLVLGLDSPIIPAEAKSMNTALIVRYLLASMRYNRRYFIHFVVAEVWNFINVVGQVYFIDYAFGKVFTTYGLKVIAFTEWEFYERHDPMANIFPKMIECTLYSIGPLTDVMKTKTRCALPINEVSEKIYILLWFWFCILAILSGLALSFRLVATTSPKVRFLVTRSRDTACDPDLLKTVIIKLGLGDWFVLDMLAKNVDPQHFKDIVHHLAKELDRG